The stretch of DNA GTAAACTAAATTCGTGTCCCTTATTAACCTGAATTAGACTCGTAGCCGTACTGCAAACCTGGTGCAAACCTTTTGAGCCGCGCGTGCCGGAATCGAGTTTCGCGActcgcgcgagggacgagtTCCGGGTTCGTGTTGCGCCAACGCCTTCGATATTACCAATCGACTCTATCTCAGACTATACAAGACGGCTCGAGCGCTTCAAGCCGTCCGAACGAATATGATAATCAGAGCCGTGCTCCGGCAGCGGAAAGAACTCCATCTTTGCCGGCTGCGTCCTCGGCTGACTTCACCTCCGAGTCACTCCAAATCACCCACCGcctcgacgaacgcgcgaagcctcgcgcgtccgtccccaTCCCACTAGTTTTACGTATCCTATAGGTAAAAAATAATGCGCGCGAGCCACCGTCTGCCCGGCGCTTAGCGGATCCTCTTGCGGGAGTAGGGGAGGAGACCCTTCACGAGGGGGATCTGCTCGGCGCCAAtctggcgctcgccgctgaGGCGGGTCTTGCGCTCGGTGGTCTTGTGGCCGTTAAGATGCTGCTTGCCGGGGCGCCTGTGGAGGACCTGTTCATGACGGGAGGATAGGGTGAGGATGGTCAGTCCGAGCTCTCGTTCGGGGCGAATCTTGGAGAAAAATCTGCAGGGCGTCGCGACAAAACCCTGAAACCCTCAAGCCTTATCCCGGCCcggatgcgcgcgcgtccgggccgtcgcgagcgttAGATGGTTCCTCATTCTCACCTTGCCGGAAGCGGTGATCTTGAAGCGCTTGGCCGCGGACTTGTTGGTcttggccttggcgccgGGCTTGCCGCACACCACCGAgaacgccgcgtgcgcctggACGGGCTTGGCAGCAGCCTTGGGCATCGCAACCGCGGACACAGCCTTGCGGAAACCGAGGCCGGAGACCTTGACGGCGGGAGCCttgacggcggaggcggacatGACGAAGGAAGCCATGGTTCCGAAAGTTTGAGACGGTTGAGACGCGCGAGTCGAGACTCGTGCGCTGCTCGAATGGtccgcgccagcgcgtcgacgaccgggATATCCACTATCCACTCTGCCCTGCTCCACGTCGCTTTATTTTGGTCGGACACTTGGGAAAAAATCAACGGGGAAGTCGCCAAATGACTCAAGATGAACCGTCGTTACAACCGACCGCGGCAACAGAATCCCCGGCAAGTGGACTGTTCGCGGTTcgggaggcgtcgccgcacTCGCGCGCAGCGCCAGTTTCCCGCCGCG from Micromonas commoda chromosome 3, complete sequence encodes:
- a CDS encoding predicted protein, whose amino-acid sequence is MASFVMSASAVKAPAVKVSGLGFRKAVSAVAMPKAAAKPVQAHAAFSVVCGKPGAKAKTNKSAAKRFKITASGKVLHRRPGKQHLNGHKTTERKTRLSGERQIGAEQIPLVKGLLPYSRKRIR